DNA from Candidatus Epulonipiscium sp.:
GAAGTGTCCTTATCATTGATATTTTTACCTAGGATGGTAATTTCCCCATCAGTTGGTTTAAGCAATCCATTAAAATGCTGAATAAGGGTAGATTTCCCCGAACCCGTATGTCCTATCAAACCAACAAATTGTCCTTTTTCTATATGAAGATTTATACCATACAATGCTGTTTTTTCAAAAGGAGTGCCCCCACTATATATATGGTTTACCCCTTTAAATGTAATTGCCATATCGCATCCACCATTTCCTTTACTGTAAGTATTTCTGTGGAAATATCAATCCCTTGTTTTTTCATATGATAAGCAAGTTCTGTTGCTTGGGGAACATCTAGCCCTAATTCTTTTAGCCTTTCAACTTGACTGAAAATTTCTTTTGGTTTTCCATCCATTACTACCTTACCATGATCCATAACAATCACCCTATTGGCTTTTATGGCTTCTTCCATATAGTGAGTAATATGAATAATCGTTATATCTTCTTCTTTATTAAGTCTATGGATGGTCTGCAAAACTTCCTTTCTGCCTATGGGATCCAACATTGCTGTAGGCTCATCTAGTATAATACACTCAGGCTTCATTGCCAAAACTCCTGCAATGGCAATTCTTTGCTTTTGTCCTCCGGAAAGGAGATTAGGAGAATGGGTTATATATTCGCTCATTCCCACTACATCTACGGACTCCTCTACCCGCTTTCTTATTTCATTAGGTTCAACCCCTAAGTTTTCAGGACCAAACGCCACATCTTCTTCCACTACGGCAGCGATGATTTGGTTATCAGGGTTTTGGAAGACCATGCCTGCACTTTGGCGGATATTCCATAGGTTATCCTCATCTTTTGTATCCATGCCCTTTATTAGGAGGGTTCCACCGCTTGGGTGAAGAATTGCATTCATATGTTTTGCGAAGGTAGATTTTCCCGAGCCGTTATGACCTAGTATAACTACAAATTCGCCCTTTGTTATTTCTATATTTATATCATCTAAGGCAGTTTCCTTAGACTCTATTTCGCCTTTATCATTATGGGTATAGTATTCATAAATAAGCCCTTTACTAGTTACGATTTTATTCATGGTTCACCAACCTTTATAGTTTCCTTTATAACTCAAAATTTAATACCCACCAATTAGATTCTTCGCTATGCTCAGAATGACAAAAGGACGTAATAGGTATTCACTTTTCAATTATAAAGGATATATATATAGGGATTAAGACTCAATCTTAATCCCTAGGCATGTTACACTAATTCAATAATAACTTCTTCTGCACCATCGCCCTTACGGGGTCCAATTTTTACAATTCTCGTATATCCACCGTTACGGTCTGTATACTTAGGTGCTATTTCAGCAAATAATTTTTCCACCATATCCACACTTTTAGTGTTTTGTCTTTTTTTCATACTATCAGTTTCTGTTACAGGATATAACACGCGTAGTATTTGCCTTCTTGCACTAAGGCGAGAAGGATTATCTTTTTTAACAGACTTTTCTACTTCATCAAACACACTTACTTTTTTGCCGTTAACTACTTCTTTGATGCGCTTTCCTTCTGCATCTTTTCTTGCTACTTTAGATTTAACGGTTACTTCTGTGAAATTATCTTTTTCTTTCACAGCAAGAGTAATGAGTTTTTCTGTAATTCTTCTAA
Protein-coding regions in this window:
- a CDS encoding energy-coupling factor transporter ATPase; the protein is MNKIVTSKGLIYEYYTHNDKGEIESKETALDDINIEITKGEFVVILGHNGSGKSTFAKHMNAILHPSGGTLLIKGMDTKDEDNLWNIRQSAGMVFQNPDNQIIAAVVEEDVAFGPENLGVEPNEIRKRVEESVDVVGMSEYITHSPNLLSGGQKQRIAIAGVLAMKPECIILDEPTAMLDPIGRKEVLQTIHRLNKEEDITIIHITHYMEEAIKANRVIVMDHGKVVMDGKPKEIFSQVERLKELGLDVPQATELAYHMKKQGIDISTEILTVKEMVDAIWQLHLKG
- the rplQ gene encoding 50S ribosomal protein L17 is translated as MAGYRKLGRTSSQRKALLRNQVTNLLYHGKIRTTETKAKEIRRITEKLITLAVKEKDNFTEVTVKSKVARKDAEGKRIKEVVNGKKVSVFDEVEKSVKKDNPSRLSARRQILRVLYPVTETDSMKKRQNTKSVDMVEKLFAEIAPKYTDRNGGYTRIVKIGPRKGDGAEEVIIELV